CGGGTATGAGAATATCCGGCCGGCAGGATGTTAAAAGAGATGCGCATCGCGGTGATATCCGATATTCATGGGAACTTGGAAGCGTTCCGGGAGGTCCTGAAAAACCTGGATCAGACCCGGGTGGATTGTGTGGCCTCCCTGGGGGACAACATCGGGTATGGCCCCGAACCGGAAGAGGTTCTGGAACTTCTGAAAGCCCGGAACATCCCTTCCGTCATGGGGAACCACGAACTGGGGATTGTCGATCCATCTTTTCTTCCCCGTTTCAACCCTTCCGCGCGCCTCTCCCTGGAGATTACACGGAGGCTCCTTTCACCCGCGAGCATCGAATACCTGAAGACCTTCAAGGCTTCTCGCGTCGTCTGTGATTGCTTGTGCGTTCATGGTTTTCCTCCCGATTCCATCAATACCTATCTCTTCCAGGTTTCTGAAAGCCTCATGCACCGCGCCTTTCTGGAACTTCAGCAGGAGATCTGCTTCGTGGGGCACACTCATGAACTGGCGCTGGTCGTTTCGAAGGGGTTGAAACATCATGCAATCCCCCTGGAAGAAGGGATTATTTTCCTGCCCAAAGGTGAAAAGTACATCATCAACGTGGGAAGTGTCGGACAGCCAAGGGACGGCGACAATCGGGCCAAGTACGTCATCTGGGACGGCGAAGCGCGGACACTGGATGTTCGGTTTATCCCTTACGATATCGCAGCAACGGTGAAGAAAATCCTGGACCTAGGGTTTCCCGAGATCAATGCCCGGCGTCTCTGGTAGCACGCGAGAAAAAGAGAAACATGAATGAAGACCGTTGGCAAATATGAAGTATGCGGCTTGCTGGGAAGAGGTGGAATGGGAGTGGTCTACAAAGCCCGCCTTCCCGTCGTCAACAAAATGGTGGCGCTGAAACTGCTGGCGCCTCATCCGCATCTCCTGCATTCCCTGGGAAGGGAGGAAGTCGAGCGGCGCTTCATCGCTGAAGCGGTCGCGATGGCGGCATTGCGCCATCCGCATCTATTGAAAGTATTGGACTTCGACTATGACGAAGGCTCACCTTTCTTCACGATGGAATACTATTATCAGAATCTGGGGATGCTCATCGGGGAGAGTGCCCGGGTGGAAGAGCCCACCCGTATGCTCAGCCTCGACAAGGCCATCCGCTATACGCGCCAGATCCTTCTGGGGCTGGGGAGAATGCATCGTGCAGGGATGGTGCACCGTGACGTCAAACCCTATAATTTGTTCATTACCGATGAAGATCAGGTGAAGATCGGAGATTTTGGCCTTTCCAAGTTACGGGGGGAAGACTTCCGCAATCCGCCCAATGTCATGGTGGGTTCTCCCTATTATGCCGCTCCCGAACAGGAAAGGGACCCCGAGACAGTGGACGGGAGGGCGGACCTTTATGGTGTGGGGGTAGTTTTCTATCGCATGCTGACGGGGAGGTTGCCTGAAGCGGAAATGCTCCCGCCGAGCGAATGCCATCCGGACGTGGATCCTTCCTGGGATGATTTTGTGTGGAAAGCCATTGCGCCCCTGAGGGAAAATCGTTTCAACCGTGCTGAAGAGATGCTGGGAAGGCTCGATGTGCTGAGCAAAGCCTGGGAGGAAAAAAAACGGGATATCTGCCGCTCGTTTCCCGAGAGGTCAACGCAAGTGATTGAGCCGAAACAGGAAATGATTGCCTCGCTGCGCGCCGCCCCCGCCAAGGTGGGCCCTCGGGAGGCTCCCGAAATTTTTCGGTGCGACAGTCTTTACCGTCCGCTTCATTCCCTTGCCAATGATTTTGAGATCCTTGAAAATAAAGGAATCGTTCTCGACAGGGCAACGAATCTCTTCTGGCAGAAAGGAGGGTCCCCTGATCCCCTGGAGTGGGAGAATGCGCATGACTACGTGCGAAACCTCAACGAGGAACACTTCGGGGGATGTTCCACATGGCGGCTTCCCACCGTAAATGAATTGCTTTCTCTCATAAAGCCCGTTGCCCATGGAGAGGACGATTGCATGGAGCCGGTATTTGACCGGAGCAAAAAGTGGCTCTGGAGCTGTGATCGGCGTTCTTTCACTGCTGCATGGTATGTGGATGG
This region of Desulforhabdus amnigena genomic DNA includes:
- a CDS encoding metallophosphoesterase family protein, whose translation is MRIAVISDIHGNLEAFREVLKNLDQTRVDCVASLGDNIGYGPEPEEVLELLKARNIPSVMGNHELGIVDPSFLPRFNPSARLSLEITRRLLSPASIEYLKTFKASRVVCDCLCVHGFPPDSINTYLFQVSESLMHRAFLELQQEICFVGHTHELALVVSKGLKHHAIPLEEGIIFLPKGEKYIINVGSVGQPRDGDNRAKYVIWDGEARTLDVRFIPYDIAATVKKILDLGFPEINARRLW
- a CDS encoding protein kinase domain-containing protein, producing the protein MKTVGKYEVCGLLGRGGMGVVYKARLPVVNKMVALKLLAPHPHLLHSLGREEVERRFIAEAVAMAALRHPHLLKVLDFDYDEGSPFFTMEYYYQNLGMLIGESARVEEPTRMLSLDKAIRYTRQILLGLGRMHRAGMVHRDVKPYNLFITDEDQVKIGDFGLSKLRGEDFRNPPNVMVGSPYYAAPEQERDPETVDGRADLYGVGVVFYRMLTGRLPEAEMLPPSECHPDVDPSWDDFVWKAIAPLRENRFNRAEEMLGRLDVLSKAWEEKKRDICRSFPERSTQVIEPKQEMIASLRAAPAKVGPREAPEIFRCDSLYRPLHSLANDFEILENKGIVLDRATNLFWQKGGSPDPLEWENAHDYVRNLNEEHFGGCSTWRLPTVNELLSLIKPVAHGEDDCMEPVFDRSKKWLWSCDRRSFTAAWYVDGELGFAGWGDFTCQYYVRAVCLRQG